The following are encoded together in the Hemicordylus capensis ecotype Gifberg chromosome 4, rHemCap1.1.pri, whole genome shotgun sequence genome:
- the LOC128323643 gene encoding uncharacterized protein LOC128323643 isoform X2: MMSLKRTCLNACMNLPPVVRYQQMRKKRSFRSRKAVMTRSNLNLPSLTYQKIDSCDTENDINQMFTKLSALHCHLYDPLKEVLLWCACEDNEKDYKFSCFDPFTTKKQLPREVCCSPQPDHVPLTKRILSNKFANEQKSFDVYRQDAPLATIIARTSCVIYLSKKLEIVEQNRIPDTILQGIISFYTNKLYKR; this comes from the exons ATGATGTCCCTGAAAAGAACTTGTCTGAACGCTTGTATGAACTTGCCACCAGTGGTCAGGTATCAACAGATGAGAAAGAAGAGAAGCTTCCGTTCAAGGAAGGCTGTCATGACGAGATCTAATCTGAATTTGCCATCACTCACATATCAGAAAATAGACAGTTGTGATACAGAGAATGACATAAACCAGATGTTCACAAAGCTCTCTGCGCTTCACTGCCATTTGTATGATCCCCTGAAGGAGGTGCTGCTTTGGTGTGCGTGTGAAGATAATGAAAAAG ATTATAAATTCTCCTGCTTTGACCCATTTACAACGAAGAAGCAGCTACCCAGGGAGGTTTGTTGCTCGCCACAGCCAGACCATGTACCCCTAACGAAAAGAATTTTGTCCAACAAGTTTGCCAATGAACAGAAAAGCTTTGATGTATACAGACAGGATGCTCCATTGGCAACTATAATTGCAAG AACATCTTGTGTGATTTATTTATCAAAAAAACTGGAAATAGTGGAGCAAAATAGAATCCCAGATACCATACTCCAGGGCATTATTTCTTTCTATACAAACAAGCTCTACAAGAGGTGA